One window of the Branchiostoma lanceolatum isolate klBraLanc5 chromosome 3, klBraLanc5.hap2, whole genome shotgun sequence genome contains the following:
- the LOC136430528 gene encoding uncharacterized protein isoform X1 → MGVCRVYVVVLLALAVTWVSADPEIASHQTTAVEKRWGHQNYNQPDGQDSYKHWGVFYPFMWSGMKHRAPAKRWSSWGGDGFAWGSSSSSGSDVAAQGGFFGRDVGTKAAGEKEKTGKRSLNKRWEFADDRDGGGWGGSDSSWYGSFGRDLEDKQKRWGLGNDGGWDSGSQIAMYGGAFGRALEKRFGGGGYSPRKANMEKKWGMGDDGMGSSGYDNSASYGAIFGRDTGKKTVQKKWGLADDGMGSSGYDNSASYGAIFGRDTGKKTVQKKWGLADDGMGSSGYDNSASYGAIFGRDTDKKTVQKKWGLEDDGRGSSGYDNSASYGAIFGRDTDKKTVQKKWGLADDGMGSSGYDNSASYGAIFGRDADKNEAEKRWTGEKTVQKKWGLADDGMGSSGYDNSASYGAIFGRDTGKKTVQKKWGLEDDGMGSSGYDNSNSYGAIFGRDTGKKTVQKKWGLADDGMGSSGYDNSASYGAIFGRDADKNEAEKRWTGEKTVQKKWGLADDGMGSSGYDNSASYGAIFGRDTDEKTVQKKWGLADDGMGSSGYDNSASYGGIFGRDTDKKTVQKKWGLADDGMGSSGYDNSASYGAIFGRDADKNEAEKRWTGEKTVQKKWGLGNDGMGSSAGYDKSASYGGIFGRALKKRLGGGGSNLGRLNAGYGRHFGKRINIGYSLGKRSEN, encoded by the exons ATGGGTGTGTGCAGAGTCTACGTGGTCGTCCTACTCGCCCTGGCGGTGACATGGGTCTCCGCCGACCCAGAGATCGCTTCTCATCAAACGACGGCCGTCGAGAAACGTTGGGGGCACCAGAATTACAATCAACCAGATGGCCAGGACAGTTATAAGCATTGGGGTGTCTTTTACCCTTTTATGTGGAGCGGTATGAAACATCGGGCGCCAGCAAAAAGATGGAGCAGTTGGGGAGGCGACGGGTTCGCGTGGGGCAGTTCTAGCTCGTCCGGTTCCGACGTAGCGGCTCAGGGCGGCTTCTTCGGCAGAGATGTCGGCACAAAGGCCGCAGGGGAGAAGGAAAAGACGGGAAAGAGAAGCCTGAACAAAAGATGGGAGTTTGCGGACGACAGAGATGGCGGCGGCTGGGGCGGGTCGGATTCATCGTGGTACGGAAGCTTTGGTCGTGATTTGGAAGACAAACAGAAAAGGTGGGGTTTGGGCAACGATGGAGGCTGGGACAGCGGCTCACAAATAGCAATGTACGGAGGGGCGTTTGGACGGGCGCTGGAGAAACGCTTTGGCGGTGGTGGCTACAGTCCTCGTAAAGCTAACATGGAGAAAAAGTGGGGTATGGGAGACGACGGCATGGGTTCTTCAGGGTACGACAATTCTGCTTCGTATGGCGCAATCTTTGGACGCGACACCGGTAAAAAGACCGTCCAGAAAAAGTGGGGTCTAGCAGACGACGGCATGGGGTCATCAGGGTACGACAATTCTGCTTCGTACGGCGCAATCTTTGGACGCGACACCGGTAAAAAGACCGTCCAGAAAAAGTGGGGTCTAGCAGACGACGGCATGGGGTCATCAGGGTACGACAATTCTGCTTCGTACGGCGCAATCTTTGGACGCGACACCGATAAAAAGACCGTCCAGAAAAAGTGGGGTCTAGAAGACGACGGAAGGGGCTCATCAGGGTACGACAATTCTGCTTCGTACGGCGCAATCTTTGGACGCGACACCGATAAAAAGACCGTCCAGAAAAAGTGGGGTCTAGCAGACGACGGCATGGGGTCATCAGGGTACGACAATTCTGCTTCGTACGGCGCAATCTTTGGACGCGATGCTGATAAAAATGAAGCAGAGAAAAGGTGGACTGGTGAAAAGACTGTCCAGAAAAAGTGGGGTCTAGCAGACGACGGAATGGGTTCATCAGGGTACGATAATTCTGCTTCGTACGGCGCAATCTTTGGACGCGACACCGGTAAAAAGACCGTCCAGAAAAAGTGGGGTCTAGAAGACGACGGCATGGGCTCATCAGGCTACGACAATTCTAATTCGTACGGTGCAATCTTTGGACGCGACACCGGTAAAAAGACCGTCCAGAAAAAGTGGGGTCTAGCAGACGACGGCATGGGCTCATCAGGGTACGACAATTCTGCTTCGTACGGCGCAATCTTTGGACGCGATGCTGATAAAAATGAAGCAGAGAAAAGGTGGACTGGCGAAAAGACTGTCCAGAAAAAGTGGGGTCTAGCAGACGACGGAATGGGTTCATCAGGGTACGATAATTCTGCTTCGTACGGGGCAATCTTTGGACGCGACACCGATGAAAAGACCGTCCAGAAAAAGTGGGGTCTAGCAGACGACGGCATGGGGTCATCAGGGTACGACAATTCTGCTTCATATGGGGGAATCTTTGGACGCGACACCGATAAAAAGACCGTCCAGAAAAAGTGGGGTCTAGCAGACGACGGCATGGGCTCATCAGGGTACGACAATTCTGCTTCCTATGGGGCAATCTTTGGACGCGATGCTGATAAAAATGAAGCAGAGAAAAGGTGGACTGGTGAAAAGACCGTCCAGAAAAAGTGGGGTTTGGGAAACGACGGAATGGGGTCGTCAGCTGGGTACGACAAATCTGCTTCCTATGGGGGTATCTTTGGACGGGCATTGAAGAAACGGTTAGGAGGAGGTGGTTCTAATCTCGGTAGACTGAACGCAGGATACGGCAGACACTTCGGCAAGCGGATAAACATCGGCTACAGCTTGGGCAAAAGATC GGAGAACTGA
- the LOC136430528 gene encoding uncharacterized PPE family protein PPE12-like isoform X2 yields MGVCRVYVVVLLALAVTWVSADPEIASHQTTAVEKRWGHQNYNQPDGQDSYKHWGVFYPFMWSGMKHRAPAKRWSSWGGDGFAWGSSSSSGSDVAAQGGFFGRDVGTKAAGEKEKTGKRSLNKRWEFADDRDGGGWGGSDSSWYGSFGRDLEDKQKRWGLGNDGGWDSGSQIAMYGGAFGRALEKRFGGGGYSPRKANMEKKWGMGDDGMGSSGYDNSASYGAIFGRDTGKKTVQKKWGLADDGMGSSGYDNSASYGAIFGRDTGKKTVQKKWGLADDGMGSSGYDNSASYGAIFGRDTDKKTVQKKWGLEDDGRGSSGYDNSASYGAIFGRDTDKKTVQKKWGLADDGMGSSGYDNSASYGAIFGRDADKNEAEKRWTGEKTVQKKWGLADDGMGSSGYDNSASYGAIFGRDTGKKTVQKKWGLEDDGMGSSGYDNSNSYGAIFGRDTGKKTVQKKWGLADDGMGSSGYDNSASYGAIFGRDADKNEAEKRWTGEKTVQKKWGLADDGMGSSGYDNSASYGAIFGRDTDEKTVQKKWGLADDGMGSSGYDNSASYGGIFGRDTDKKTVQKKWGLADDGMGSSGYDNSASYGGIFGRALKKRLGGGGSNLGRLNAGYGRHFGKRINIGYSLGKRSEN; encoded by the exons ATGGGTGTGTGCAGAGTCTACGTGGTCGTCCTACTCGCCCTGGCGGTGACATGGGTCTCCGCCGACCCAGAGATCGCTTCTCATCAAACGACGGCCGTCGAGAAACGTTGGGGGCACCAGAATTACAATCAACCAGATGGCCAGGACAGTTATAAGCATTGGGGTGTCTTTTACCCTTTTATGTGGAGCGGTATGAAACATCGGGCGCCAGCAAAAAGATGGAGCAGTTGGGGAGGCGACGGGTTCGCGTGGGGCAGTTCTAGCTCGTCCGGTTCCGACGTAGCGGCTCAGGGCGGCTTCTTCGGCAGAGATGTCGGCACAAAGGCCGCAGGGGAGAAGGAAAAGACGGGAAAGAGAAGCCTGAACAAAAGATGGGAGTTTGCGGACGACAGAGATGGCGGCGGCTGGGGCGGGTCGGATTCATCGTGGTACGGAAGCTTTGGTCGTGATTTGGAAGACAAACAGAAAAGGTGGGGTTTGGGCAACGATGGAGGCTGGGACAGCGGCTCACAAATAGCAATGTACGGAGGGGCGTTTGGACGGGCGCTGGAGAAACGCTTTGGCGGTGGTGGCTACAGTCCTCGTAAAGCTAACATGGAGAAAAAGTGGGGTATGGGAGACGACGGCATGGGTTCTTCAGGGTACGACAATTCTGCTTCGTATGGCGCAATCTTTGGACGCGACACCGGTAAAAAGACCGTCCAGAAAAAGTGGGGTCTAGCAGACGACGGCATGGGGTCATCAGGGTACGACAATTCTGCTTCGTACGGCGCAATCTTTGGACGCGACACCGGTAAAAAGACCGTCCAGAAAAAGTGGGGTCTAGCAGACGACGGCATGGGGTCATCAGGGTACGACAATTCTGCTTCGTACGGCGCAATCTTTGGACGCGACACCGATAAAAAGACCGTCCAGAAAAAGTGGGGTCTAGAAGACGACGGAAGGGGCTCATCAGGGTACGACAATTCTGCTTCGTACGGCGCAATCTTTGGACGCGACACCGATAAAAAGACCGTCCAGAAAAAGTGGGGTCTAGCAGACGACGGCATGGGGTCATCAGGGTACGACAATTCTGCTTCGTACGGCGCAATCTTTGGACGCGATGCTGATAAAAATGAAGCAGAGAAAAGGTGGACTGGTGAAAAGACTGTCCAGAAAAAGTGGGGTCTAGCAGACGACGGAATGGGTTCATCAGGGTACGATAATTCTGCTTCGTACGGCGCAATCTTTGGACGCGACACCGGTAAAAAGACCGTCCAGAAAAAGTGGGGTCTAGAAGACGACGGCATGGGCTCATCAGGCTACGACAATTCTAATTCGTACGGTGCAATCTTTGGACGCGACACCGGTAAAAAGACCGTCCAGAAAAAGTGGGGTCTAGCAGACGACGGCATGGGCTCATCAGGGTACGACAATTCTGCTTCGTACGGCGCAATCTTTGGACGCGATGCTGATAAAAATGAAGCAGAGAAAAGGTGGACTGGCGAAAAGACTGTCCAGAAAAAGTGGGGTCTAGCAGACGACGGAATGGGTTCATCAGGGTACGATAATTCTGCTTCGTACGGGGCAATCTTTGGACGCGACACCGATGAAAAGACCGTCCAGAAAAAGTGGGGTCTAGCAGACGACGGCATGGGGTCATCAGGGTACGACAATTCTGCTTCATATGGGGGAATCTTTGGACGCGACACCGATAAAAAGACCGTCCAGAAAAAGTGGGGTCTAGCAGACGACGGCATGGGCTCATCAGGGTACGACAAT TCTGCTTCCTATGGGGGTATCTTTGGACGGGCATTGAAGAAACGGTTAGGAGGAGGTGGTTCTAATCTCGGTAGACTGAACGCAGGATACGGCAGACACTTCGGCAAGCGGATAAACATCGGCTACAGCTTGGGCAAAAGATC GGAGAACTGA